The following are encoded together in the Salvia hispanica cultivar TCC Black 2014 chromosome 6, UniMelb_Shisp_WGS_1.0, whole genome shotgun sequence genome:
- the LOC125195432 gene encoding putative F-box/LRR-repeat protein 9 codes for MYISGKKSKSSSPIIQASPLIATAASSSSALPPPSPRWTELPDDLTTNILQRLDAEERLISAQLVCSTWWRVCKNPAMWRVIDLDARRKFDDKFDSICRCAVDRSQGQLAELKLCDLYVVEMLNYVAERSCQLRCLTILVLDNEDGFNEAIKKLPQLEELHLFLNMSVFDTKDFETIGFACPRLKSLTYHNCYRRTDMFSKHVEQIGKSMPNLCHLRICEYSIGYKGLEALAHGCSRLKSLDLRLCPLLDCGKSFSEERKDRWHSDSMISLADWIKEWNDYYYDEQQDIFPGYYTRGCDIFDNY; via the exons ATGTACATATCAGGAAAGAAATCCAAATCCAGCTCTCCGATAATCCAAGCTAGCCCTCTAATTGCGACTGCGGCCTCTTCATCATCAGCCCTGCCTCCACCATCGCCTCGGTGGACTGAACTGCCCGATGATTTGACGACGAATATCCTACAAAGATTGGATGCTGAAGAGAGGTTGATTAGTGCGCAGCTAGTGTGTAGTACATGGTGGAGAGTCTGCAAGAATCCTGCCATGTGGCGCGTCATTGATTTGGATGCTCGACGgaaatttgatgataaatttgatagtATTTGCCGTTGTGCAGTGGATCGTAGCCAGGGACAATTGGCCGAGCTAAAGCTTTGCGATTTATATGTGGTTGAGATGCTAAACTACGTAGCCGAGCG ATCATGCCAGCTTCGATGCCTTACAATTTTAGTGCTTGACAATGAAGATGGGTTTAATGAAGCAATAAAAAAACTGCCACAATTGGAAGAGTTGCACCTTTTTTTGAATATGTCAGTGTTCGATACTAAAGATTTTGAAACGATTGGCTTTGCTTGCCCAAGGTTGAAATCATTAACATATCACAACTGTTATCGAAGGACGGATATGTTTTCAAAGCATGTTGAGCAAATTGGGAAAAGCATGCCTAATCTGTGCCATCTCCGAATTTGTGAATATTCAATTGGGTATAAGGGGCTGGAAGCGCTTGCCCATGGCTGCAGCCGCCTCAAATCACTTGATCTTCGTTTATGCCCCCTTCTTGATTGTGGTAAAAGTTTTTCTGAGGAAAGAAAAGATCGCTGGCATTCGGACTCTATGATCAGTCTTGCGGATTGGATTAAGGAATGGAATGACTACTATTACGACGAACAGCAAGATATTTTTCCTGGTTACTATACTCGTGGTTgtgatatttttgataattacTGA